In a single window of the Esox lucius isolate fEsoLuc1 chromosome 22, fEsoLuc1.pri, whole genome shotgun sequence genome:
- the dzip1 gene encoding zinc finger protein Dzip1 isoform X4, with the protein MKYKMPFYDNVYYPYQPEPQGTHSSAGIPSLLNSPLSQPSSSGHGPLATPAMSASTSTTIPPFKFRPRRESVDWRRISAVDVDLVASELDFQTLQEHITGVTFCSVEGERCARCQSPVDPALLKLFRLAQLTVEYLLHSQECLASSLGAAEDRLRAQAQEHQQLVAQQQKQAEQARALKAELKQRKKILALNQQAMMSMTNCHKCQHCDKAFMNSSFLQNHMQRRHPDEYDSQLMSDNHRKVKSIADEEEIRRLNEQLRKTTSELESQRQAVLAKTLQERDQLSMHQDLIRKLETWKEEEHRKIEEMREGFRREIETLHNRNALLQQKVDLQMTSTQHRPGPAPQQADHNMEEQNKLVIQKLDQKNKKLWKDKFSSLESSVMEWQQQSQRQKEENDRWRLERDKIIHSQREQIKQMSSNPPTKVVEVPVIITARAPESKPKRPVNEQPPSAPKLDPIEELSEEDKESSSVSEKKPVVVKKHQPAVTSVLRKNPNIKRELRPALEQALIEKLESLGVKPGMKGLGNSEYSDLMSKVSSERERAAREIPDYWHHREDVGHALSLRLKDLKRGGDSAPEQRGKPTPLTQVTQSRPRASSLPSKVTQVRSGAPPTHAKPLHPPQPAPRTSTLPKTSTPKTPPFSSDEESEEEESEEDESEESEECHRRKSWQEQGVPHHKTHSPSQPQPAKTGPGQGPPAVQTSADQRQCGGQRQDSSGGERWRVD; encoded by the exons ATGAAATACAAGATG CCATTTTATGACAACGTCTATTACCCATACCAGCCAGAGCCCCAAGGGACCCACTCGTCGGCAGGGATCCCCTCCCTACTGAACTCCCCCCTGAGCCAGCCCTCCTCCAGTGGCCACGGCCCCCTGGCAACGCCGGCCATGTCCGCCTCCACGTCCACCACGATCCCGCCCTTTAAGTTCCGGCCGCGGCGCGAGAGTGTGGACTGGCGCCGGATCAGCGCCGTGGACGTGGACCTGGTGGCCAGCGAGCTGGACTTCCAGACCCTGCAGGAGCACATCACGGGCGTGACCTTCTGCAGCGTGGAGGGCGAGCGCTGCGCCCGCTGCCAGAGCCCTGTGGACCCCGCGCTGCTCAAGCTCTTCCGCCTCGCCCAGCTGACGGTGGAGTACCTGCTGCACTCCCAGGAGTGCCTCGCGTCCAGCCTCGGGGCGGCCGAGGACCGGCTCCGGGCCCAGGCACAGGAACACCAGCAGCTTGTGGCCCAACAGCAGAAGCAGGCAGAGCAGGCCAGGGCGCTGAAGGCTGAGCTAAAGCAGAGGAAGAAGATCCTCGCCCTCAACCAGCAGGCTATGATGAGCATGACCAATTGCCACAAG TGTCAACATTGTGATAAAGCCTTCATGAATTCCTCCTTTCTCCAGAATCATATGCAACGTCGCCATCCAGACGAGTATGACAGCC agTTGATGTCAGACAACCACAGGAAAGTGAAAAGCATTGCAGATGAAGAGGAGATCAGGCGCCTGAACGAGCAGCTGAGGAAGACTACGTCTGAGCTGGAGTCCCAGAGGCAAGCCGTCCTGGCCAAAACCTTGCAG GAAAGAGACCAGCTGTCCATGCACCAAGATTTGATTAGAAAACTAGAGACATGGAAGGAAGAGGAACACAGAAAGATTGAGGAGATGAGAGAAGGTTTTCGCAGGGAGATAGAGACGCTTCACAACAGGAACGCTCTTCTTCAACAA AAAGTGGATCTCCAGATGACCAGTACTCAGCATAGACCGGGGCCGGCTCCCCAGCAGGCTGACCACAACATGGAAGAACAAAACAAGCTTGTGATCCAGAAGTTAGATCAGAAAAACAAGAAACTG TGGAAGGACAAGTTTAGCAGTCTGGAGTCCTCTGTGATGGAGTGGCAGCAACAGAGCCAGAGGCAGAAGGAGGAGAATGACCGGTGGCGCCTGGAGAGGGACAAAATAATCCACTCTCAAAGGGAGCAG ATAAAGCAAATGTCTTCAAATCCACCTACTAAAGTGGTGGAAGTTCCAG TGATCATCACAGCCCGAGCTCCAGAGTCTAAACCAAAGAGGCCAGTGAATG AGCAGCCCCCCTCTGCTCCTAAACTGGATCCTATAGAGGAGCTGTCTGAGGAGGACAAAG AGTCATCCAGTGTGTCCGAGAAGAAGCCTGTTGTTGTGAAGAAGCATCAGCCTGCTGTGACCAGTGTCTTGAGGAAGAACCCCAACATCAAGAGGGAGCTGCGGCCTGCCCTGGAGCAAGCACTCATAGAGAAACTCGAGTCCCTCGGAGTAAAACCT GGAATGAAGGGCCTGGGGAACAGTGAGTACAGTGACCTCATGTCTAAGGTGAgctcagagagagagcgagcagCGAGGGAGATTCCAGACTACTGGCATCACCGTGAGGACGTGGGTCACGCACTGAGCCTGAGACTGAAGGATTTAAAGAGGGGGGGAGACTCTGCCCCCGAACAGCGGGGGAAACCCACACCACTCACCCAAG TGACCCAGTCCAGGCCGCGGGCCAGCAGCCTTCCCTCTAAGGTAACCCAGGTGAGGTCGGGGGCCCCGCCAACACATGCCAAACCGCTGCACCCCCCTCAGCCGGCTCCACGGACCAGCACCCTGCCCAAAACCTCCACCCCCAA GACCCCCCCCTTCAGCTCCGACGAGGAGTCGGAAGAGGAGGAGTCAGAAGAGGACGAGTCGGAAGAGTCAGAGGAGTGCCACCGTCGGAAATCCTGGCAGGAGCAGGGAGTCCCTCATCACAAGACCCACTCCCCATCACAACCTCAGCCAGCCAAAACCGGTCCAGGCCAGGGCCCCCCAGCCGTCCAAACATCAGCAGACCAGAGGCAGTGCGGTGGACAGCGCCAAGACAGCAGCGGTGGAGAGCGATGGCGAGTGGACTGA
- the dzip1 gene encoding zinc finger protein Dzip1 isoform X1 yields MKYKMPFYDNVYYPYQPEPQGTHSSAGIPSLLNSPLSQPSSSGHGPLATPAMSASTSTTIPPFKFRPRRESVDWRRISAVDVDLVASELDFQTLQEHITGVTFCSVEGERCARCQSPVDPALLKLFRLAQLTVEYLLHSQECLASSLGAAEDRLRAQAQEHQQLVAQQQKQAEQARALKAELKQRKKILALNQQAMMSMTNCHKCQHCDKAFMNSSFLQNHMQRRHPDEYDSQLMSDNHRKVKSIADEEEIRRLNEQLRKTTSELESQRQAVLAKTLQERDQLSMHQDLIRKLETWKEEEHRKIEEMREGFRREIETLHNRNALLQQKVDLQMTSTQHRPGPAPQQADHNMEEQNKLVIQKLDQKNKKLVERFTSKIGKLKADHESEKNLWKDKFSSLESSVMEWQQQSQRQKEENDRWRLERDKIIHSQREQIKQMSSNPPTKVVEVPVIITARAPESKPKRPVNEQPPSAPKLDPIEELSEEDKESSSVSEKKPVVVKKHQPAVTSVLRKNPNIKRELRPALEQALIEKLESLGVKPGMKGLGNSEYSDLMSKVSSERERAAREIPDYWHHREDVGHALSLRLKDLKRGGDSAPEQRGKPTPLTQVTQSRPRASSLPSKVTQVRSGAPPTHAKPLHPPQPAPRTSTLPKTSTPKTPPFSSDEESEEEESEEDESEESEECHRRKSWQEQGVPHHKTHSPSQPQPAKTGPGQGPPAVQTSADQRQCGGQRQDSSGGERWRVD; encoded by the exons ATGAAATACAAGATG CCATTTTATGACAACGTCTATTACCCATACCAGCCAGAGCCCCAAGGGACCCACTCGTCGGCAGGGATCCCCTCCCTACTGAACTCCCCCCTGAGCCAGCCCTCCTCCAGTGGCCACGGCCCCCTGGCAACGCCGGCCATGTCCGCCTCCACGTCCACCACGATCCCGCCCTTTAAGTTCCGGCCGCGGCGCGAGAGTGTGGACTGGCGCCGGATCAGCGCCGTGGACGTGGACCTGGTGGCCAGCGAGCTGGACTTCCAGACCCTGCAGGAGCACATCACGGGCGTGACCTTCTGCAGCGTGGAGGGCGAGCGCTGCGCCCGCTGCCAGAGCCCTGTGGACCCCGCGCTGCTCAAGCTCTTCCGCCTCGCCCAGCTGACGGTGGAGTACCTGCTGCACTCCCAGGAGTGCCTCGCGTCCAGCCTCGGGGCGGCCGAGGACCGGCTCCGGGCCCAGGCACAGGAACACCAGCAGCTTGTGGCCCAACAGCAGAAGCAGGCAGAGCAGGCCAGGGCGCTGAAGGCTGAGCTAAAGCAGAGGAAGAAGATCCTCGCCCTCAACCAGCAGGCTATGATGAGCATGACCAATTGCCACAAG TGTCAACATTGTGATAAAGCCTTCATGAATTCCTCCTTTCTCCAGAATCATATGCAACGTCGCCATCCAGACGAGTATGACAGCC agTTGATGTCAGACAACCACAGGAAAGTGAAAAGCATTGCAGATGAAGAGGAGATCAGGCGCCTGAACGAGCAGCTGAGGAAGACTACGTCTGAGCTGGAGTCCCAGAGGCAAGCCGTCCTGGCCAAAACCTTGCAG GAAAGAGACCAGCTGTCCATGCACCAAGATTTGATTAGAAAACTAGAGACATGGAAGGAAGAGGAACACAGAAAGATTGAGGAGATGAGAGAAGGTTTTCGCAGGGAGATAGAGACGCTTCACAACAGGAACGCTCTTCTTCAACAA AAAGTGGATCTCCAGATGACCAGTACTCAGCATAGACCGGGGCCGGCTCCCCAGCAGGCTGACCACAACATGGAAGAACAAAACAAGCTTGTGATCCAGAAGTTAGATCAGAAAAACAAGAAACTG GTGGAAAGGTTTACGTCTAAAATAGGAAAACTGAAGGCTGACCACGAGAGCGAAAAGAATCTG TGGAAGGACAAGTTTAGCAGTCTGGAGTCCTCTGTGATGGAGTGGCAGCAACAGAGCCAGAGGCAGAAGGAGGAGAATGACCGGTGGCGCCTGGAGAGGGACAAAATAATCCACTCTCAAAGGGAGCAG ATAAAGCAAATGTCTTCAAATCCACCTACTAAAGTGGTGGAAGTTCCAG TGATCATCACAGCCCGAGCTCCAGAGTCTAAACCAAAGAGGCCAGTGAATG AGCAGCCCCCCTCTGCTCCTAAACTGGATCCTATAGAGGAGCTGTCTGAGGAGGACAAAG AGTCATCCAGTGTGTCCGAGAAGAAGCCTGTTGTTGTGAAGAAGCATCAGCCTGCTGTGACCAGTGTCTTGAGGAAGAACCCCAACATCAAGAGGGAGCTGCGGCCTGCCCTGGAGCAAGCACTCATAGAGAAACTCGAGTCCCTCGGAGTAAAACCT GGAATGAAGGGCCTGGGGAACAGTGAGTACAGTGACCTCATGTCTAAGGTGAgctcagagagagagcgagcagCGAGGGAGATTCCAGACTACTGGCATCACCGTGAGGACGTGGGTCACGCACTGAGCCTGAGACTGAAGGATTTAAAGAGGGGGGGAGACTCTGCCCCCGAACAGCGGGGGAAACCCACACCACTCACCCAAG TGACCCAGTCCAGGCCGCGGGCCAGCAGCCTTCCCTCTAAGGTAACCCAGGTGAGGTCGGGGGCCCCGCCAACACATGCCAAACCGCTGCACCCCCCTCAGCCGGCTCCACGGACCAGCACCCTGCCCAAAACCTCCACCCCCAA GACCCCCCCCTTCAGCTCCGACGAGGAGTCGGAAGAGGAGGAGTCAGAAGAGGACGAGTCGGAAGAGTCAGAGGAGTGCCACCGTCGGAAATCCTGGCAGGAGCAGGGAGTCCCTCATCACAAGACCCACTCCCCATCACAACCTCAGCCAGCCAAAACCGGTCCAGGCCAGGGCCCCCCAGCCGTCCAAACATCAGCAGACCAGAGGCAGTGCGGTGGACAGCGCCAAGACAGCAGCGGTGGAGAGCGATGGCGAGTGGACTGA
- the dzip1 gene encoding zinc finger protein Dzip1 isoform X2 produces the protein MKYKMPFYDNVYYPYQPEPQGTHSSAGIPSLLNSPLSQPSSSGHGPLATPAMSASTSTTIPPFKFRPRRESVDWRRISAVDVDLVASELDFQTLQEHITGVTFCSVEGERCARCQSPVDPALLKLFRLAQLTVEYLLHSQECLASSLGAAEDRLRAQAQEHQQLVAQQQKQAEQARALKAELKQRKKILALNQQAMMSMTNCHKNHMQRRHPDEYDSQLMSDNHRKVKSIADEEEIRRLNEQLRKTTSELESQRQAVLAKTLQERDQLSMHQDLIRKLETWKEEEHRKIEEMREGFRREIETLHNRNALLQQKVDLQMTSTQHRPGPAPQQADHNMEEQNKLVIQKLDQKNKKLVERFTSKIGKLKADHESEKNLWKDKFSSLESSVMEWQQQSQRQKEENDRWRLERDKIIHSQREQIKQMSSNPPTKVVEVPVIITARAPESKPKRPVNEQPPSAPKLDPIEELSEEDKESSSVSEKKPVVVKKHQPAVTSVLRKNPNIKRELRPALEQALIEKLESLGVKPGMKGLGNSEYSDLMSKVSSERERAAREIPDYWHHREDVGHALSLRLKDLKRGGDSAPEQRGKPTPLTQVTQSRPRASSLPSKVTQVRSGAPPTHAKPLHPPQPAPRTSTLPKTSTPKTPPFSSDEESEEEESEEDESEESEECHRRKSWQEQGVPHHKTHSPSQPQPAKTGPGQGPPAVQTSADQRQCGGQRQDSSGGERWRVD, from the exons ATGAAATACAAGATG CCATTTTATGACAACGTCTATTACCCATACCAGCCAGAGCCCCAAGGGACCCACTCGTCGGCAGGGATCCCCTCCCTACTGAACTCCCCCCTGAGCCAGCCCTCCTCCAGTGGCCACGGCCCCCTGGCAACGCCGGCCATGTCCGCCTCCACGTCCACCACGATCCCGCCCTTTAAGTTCCGGCCGCGGCGCGAGAGTGTGGACTGGCGCCGGATCAGCGCCGTGGACGTGGACCTGGTGGCCAGCGAGCTGGACTTCCAGACCCTGCAGGAGCACATCACGGGCGTGACCTTCTGCAGCGTGGAGGGCGAGCGCTGCGCCCGCTGCCAGAGCCCTGTGGACCCCGCGCTGCTCAAGCTCTTCCGCCTCGCCCAGCTGACGGTGGAGTACCTGCTGCACTCCCAGGAGTGCCTCGCGTCCAGCCTCGGGGCGGCCGAGGACCGGCTCCGGGCCCAGGCACAGGAACACCAGCAGCTTGTGGCCCAACAGCAGAAGCAGGCAGAGCAGGCCAGGGCGCTGAAGGCTGAGCTAAAGCAGAGGAAGAAGATCCTCGCCCTCAACCAGCAGGCTATGATGAGCATGACCAATTGCCACAAG AATCATATGCAACGTCGCCATCCAGACGAGTATGACAGCC agTTGATGTCAGACAACCACAGGAAAGTGAAAAGCATTGCAGATGAAGAGGAGATCAGGCGCCTGAACGAGCAGCTGAGGAAGACTACGTCTGAGCTGGAGTCCCAGAGGCAAGCCGTCCTGGCCAAAACCTTGCAG GAAAGAGACCAGCTGTCCATGCACCAAGATTTGATTAGAAAACTAGAGACATGGAAGGAAGAGGAACACAGAAAGATTGAGGAGATGAGAGAAGGTTTTCGCAGGGAGATAGAGACGCTTCACAACAGGAACGCTCTTCTTCAACAA AAAGTGGATCTCCAGATGACCAGTACTCAGCATAGACCGGGGCCGGCTCCCCAGCAGGCTGACCACAACATGGAAGAACAAAACAAGCTTGTGATCCAGAAGTTAGATCAGAAAAACAAGAAACTG GTGGAAAGGTTTACGTCTAAAATAGGAAAACTGAAGGCTGACCACGAGAGCGAAAAGAATCTG TGGAAGGACAAGTTTAGCAGTCTGGAGTCCTCTGTGATGGAGTGGCAGCAACAGAGCCAGAGGCAGAAGGAGGAGAATGACCGGTGGCGCCTGGAGAGGGACAAAATAATCCACTCTCAAAGGGAGCAG ATAAAGCAAATGTCTTCAAATCCACCTACTAAAGTGGTGGAAGTTCCAG TGATCATCACAGCCCGAGCTCCAGAGTCTAAACCAAAGAGGCCAGTGAATG AGCAGCCCCCCTCTGCTCCTAAACTGGATCCTATAGAGGAGCTGTCTGAGGAGGACAAAG AGTCATCCAGTGTGTCCGAGAAGAAGCCTGTTGTTGTGAAGAAGCATCAGCCTGCTGTGACCAGTGTCTTGAGGAAGAACCCCAACATCAAGAGGGAGCTGCGGCCTGCCCTGGAGCAAGCACTCATAGAGAAACTCGAGTCCCTCGGAGTAAAACCT GGAATGAAGGGCCTGGGGAACAGTGAGTACAGTGACCTCATGTCTAAGGTGAgctcagagagagagcgagcagCGAGGGAGATTCCAGACTACTGGCATCACCGTGAGGACGTGGGTCACGCACTGAGCCTGAGACTGAAGGATTTAAAGAGGGGGGGAGACTCTGCCCCCGAACAGCGGGGGAAACCCACACCACTCACCCAAG TGACCCAGTCCAGGCCGCGGGCCAGCAGCCTTCCCTCTAAGGTAACCCAGGTGAGGTCGGGGGCCCCGCCAACACATGCCAAACCGCTGCACCCCCCTCAGCCGGCTCCACGGACCAGCACCCTGCCCAAAACCTCCACCCCCAA GACCCCCCCCTTCAGCTCCGACGAGGAGTCGGAAGAGGAGGAGTCAGAAGAGGACGAGTCGGAAGAGTCAGAGGAGTGCCACCGTCGGAAATCCTGGCAGGAGCAGGGAGTCCCTCATCACAAGACCCACTCCCCATCACAACCTCAGCCAGCCAAAACCGGTCCAGGCCAGGGCCCCCCAGCCGTCCAAACATCAGCAGACCAGAGGCAGTGCGGTGGACAGCGCCAAGACAGCAGCGGTGGAGAGCGATGGCGAGTGGACTGA
- the dzip1 gene encoding zinc finger protein Dzip1 isoform X5 has translation MSASTSTTIPPFKFRPRRESVDWRRISAVDVDLVASELDFQTLQEHITGVTFCSVEGERCARCQSPVDPALLKLFRLAQLTVEYLLHSQECLASSLGAAEDRLRAQAQEHQQLVAQQQKQAEQARALKAELKQRKKILALNQQAMMSMTNCHKCQHCDKAFMNSSFLQNHMQRRHPDEYDSQLMSDNHRKVKSIADEEEIRRLNEQLRKTTSELESQRQAVLAKTLQERDQLSMHQDLIRKLETWKEEEHRKIEEMREGFRREIETLHNRNALLQQKVDLQMTSTQHRPGPAPQQADHNMEEQNKLVIQKLDQKNKKLVERFTSKIGKLKADHESEKNLWKDKFSSLESSVMEWQQQSQRQKEENDRWRLERDKIIHSQREQIKQMSSNPPTKVVEVPVIITARAPESKPKRPVNEQPPSAPKLDPIEELSEEDKESSSVSEKKPVVVKKHQPAVTSVLRKNPNIKRELRPALEQALIEKLESLGVKPGMKGLGNSEYSDLMSKVSSERERAAREIPDYWHHREDVGHALSLRLKDLKRGGDSAPEQRGKPTPLTQVTQSRPRASSLPSKVTQVRSGAPPTHAKPLHPPQPAPRTSTLPKTSTPKTPPFSSDEESEEEESEEDESEESEECHRRKSWQEQGVPHHKTHSPSQPQPAKTGPGQGPPAVQTSADQRQCGGQRQDSSGGERWRVD, from the exons ATGTCCGCCTCCACGTCCACCACGATCCCGCCCTTTAAGTTCCGGCCGCGGCGCGAGAGTGTGGACTGGCGCCGGATCAGCGCCGTGGACGTGGACCTGGTGGCCAGCGAGCTGGACTTCCAGACCCTGCAGGAGCACATCACGGGCGTGACCTTCTGCAGCGTGGAGGGCGAGCGCTGCGCCCGCTGCCAGAGCCCTGTGGACCCCGCGCTGCTCAAGCTCTTCCGCCTCGCCCAGCTGACGGTGGAGTACCTGCTGCACTCCCAGGAGTGCCTCGCGTCCAGCCTCGGGGCGGCCGAGGACCGGCTCCGGGCCCAGGCACAGGAACACCAGCAGCTTGTGGCCCAACAGCAGAAGCAGGCAGAGCAGGCCAGGGCGCTGAAGGCTGAGCTAAAGCAGAGGAAGAAGATCCTCGCCCTCAACCAGCAGGCTATGATGAGCATGACCAATTGCCACAAG TGTCAACATTGTGATAAAGCCTTCATGAATTCCTCCTTTCTCCAGAATCATATGCAACGTCGCCATCCAGACGAGTATGACAGCC agTTGATGTCAGACAACCACAGGAAAGTGAAAAGCATTGCAGATGAAGAGGAGATCAGGCGCCTGAACGAGCAGCTGAGGAAGACTACGTCTGAGCTGGAGTCCCAGAGGCAAGCCGTCCTGGCCAAAACCTTGCAG GAAAGAGACCAGCTGTCCATGCACCAAGATTTGATTAGAAAACTAGAGACATGGAAGGAAGAGGAACACAGAAAGATTGAGGAGATGAGAGAAGGTTTTCGCAGGGAGATAGAGACGCTTCACAACAGGAACGCTCTTCTTCAACAA AAAGTGGATCTCCAGATGACCAGTACTCAGCATAGACCGGGGCCGGCTCCCCAGCAGGCTGACCACAACATGGAAGAACAAAACAAGCTTGTGATCCAGAAGTTAGATCAGAAAAACAAGAAACTG GTGGAAAGGTTTACGTCTAAAATAGGAAAACTGAAGGCTGACCACGAGAGCGAAAAGAATCTG TGGAAGGACAAGTTTAGCAGTCTGGAGTCCTCTGTGATGGAGTGGCAGCAACAGAGCCAGAGGCAGAAGGAGGAGAATGACCGGTGGCGCCTGGAGAGGGACAAAATAATCCACTCTCAAAGGGAGCAG ATAAAGCAAATGTCTTCAAATCCACCTACTAAAGTGGTGGAAGTTCCAG TGATCATCACAGCCCGAGCTCCAGAGTCTAAACCAAAGAGGCCAGTGAATG AGCAGCCCCCCTCTGCTCCTAAACTGGATCCTATAGAGGAGCTGTCTGAGGAGGACAAAG AGTCATCCAGTGTGTCCGAGAAGAAGCCTGTTGTTGTGAAGAAGCATCAGCCTGCTGTGACCAGTGTCTTGAGGAAGAACCCCAACATCAAGAGGGAGCTGCGGCCTGCCCTGGAGCAAGCACTCATAGAGAAACTCGAGTCCCTCGGAGTAAAACCT GGAATGAAGGGCCTGGGGAACAGTGAGTACAGTGACCTCATGTCTAAGGTGAgctcagagagagagcgagcagCGAGGGAGATTCCAGACTACTGGCATCACCGTGAGGACGTGGGTCACGCACTGAGCCTGAGACTGAAGGATTTAAAGAGGGGGGGAGACTCTGCCCCCGAACAGCGGGGGAAACCCACACCACTCACCCAAG TGACCCAGTCCAGGCCGCGGGCCAGCAGCCTTCCCTCTAAGGTAACCCAGGTGAGGTCGGGGGCCCCGCCAACACATGCCAAACCGCTGCACCCCCCTCAGCCGGCTCCACGGACCAGCACCCTGCCCAAAACCTCCACCCCCAA GACCCCCCCCTTCAGCTCCGACGAGGAGTCGGAAGAGGAGGAGTCAGAAGAGGACGAGTCGGAAGAGTCAGAGGAGTGCCACCGTCGGAAATCCTGGCAGGAGCAGGGAGTCCCTCATCACAAGACCCACTCCCCATCACAACCTCAGCCAGCCAAAACCGGTCCAGGCCAGGGCCCCCCAGCCGTCCAAACATCAGCAGACCAGAGGCAGTGCGGTGGACAGCGCCAAGACAGCAGCGGTGGAGAGCGATGGCGAGTGGACTGA
- the dzip1 gene encoding zinc finger protein Dzip1 isoform X3: MKYKMPFYDNVYYPYQPEPQGTHSSAGIPSLLNSPLSQPSSSGHGPLATPAMSASTSTTIPPFKFRPRRESVDWRRISAVDVDLVASELDFQTLQEHITGVTFCSVEGERCARCQSPVDPALLKLFRLAQLTVEYLLHSQECLASSLGAAEDRLRAQAQEHQQLVAQQQKQAEQARALKAELKQRKKILALNQQAMMSMTNCHKCQHCDKAFMNSSFLQNHMQRRHPDEYDSQLMSDNHRKVKSIADEEEIRRLNEQLRKTTSELESQRQAVLAKTLQERDQLSMHQDLIRKLETWKEEEHRKIEEMREGFRREIETLHNRNALLQQKVDLQMTSTQHRPGPAPQQADHNMEEQNKLVIQKLDQKNKKLVERFTSKIGKLKADHESEKNLWKDKFSSLESSVMEWQQQSQRQKEENDRWRLERDKIIHSQREQIKQMSSNPPTKVVEVPVIITARAPESKPKRPVNESSSVSEKKPVVVKKHQPAVTSVLRKNPNIKRELRPALEQALIEKLESLGVKPGMKGLGNSEYSDLMSKVSSERERAAREIPDYWHHREDVGHALSLRLKDLKRGGDSAPEQRGKPTPLTQVTQSRPRASSLPSKVTQVRSGAPPTHAKPLHPPQPAPRTSTLPKTSTPKTPPFSSDEESEEEESEEDESEESEECHRRKSWQEQGVPHHKTHSPSQPQPAKTGPGQGPPAVQTSADQRQCGGQRQDSSGGERWRVD; the protein is encoded by the exons ATGAAATACAAGATG CCATTTTATGACAACGTCTATTACCCATACCAGCCAGAGCCCCAAGGGACCCACTCGTCGGCAGGGATCCCCTCCCTACTGAACTCCCCCCTGAGCCAGCCCTCCTCCAGTGGCCACGGCCCCCTGGCAACGCCGGCCATGTCCGCCTCCACGTCCACCACGATCCCGCCCTTTAAGTTCCGGCCGCGGCGCGAGAGTGTGGACTGGCGCCGGATCAGCGCCGTGGACGTGGACCTGGTGGCCAGCGAGCTGGACTTCCAGACCCTGCAGGAGCACATCACGGGCGTGACCTTCTGCAGCGTGGAGGGCGAGCGCTGCGCCCGCTGCCAGAGCCCTGTGGACCCCGCGCTGCTCAAGCTCTTCCGCCTCGCCCAGCTGACGGTGGAGTACCTGCTGCACTCCCAGGAGTGCCTCGCGTCCAGCCTCGGGGCGGCCGAGGACCGGCTCCGGGCCCAGGCACAGGAACACCAGCAGCTTGTGGCCCAACAGCAGAAGCAGGCAGAGCAGGCCAGGGCGCTGAAGGCTGAGCTAAAGCAGAGGAAGAAGATCCTCGCCCTCAACCAGCAGGCTATGATGAGCATGACCAATTGCCACAAG TGTCAACATTGTGATAAAGCCTTCATGAATTCCTCCTTTCTCCAGAATCATATGCAACGTCGCCATCCAGACGAGTATGACAGCC agTTGATGTCAGACAACCACAGGAAAGTGAAAAGCATTGCAGATGAAGAGGAGATCAGGCGCCTGAACGAGCAGCTGAGGAAGACTACGTCTGAGCTGGAGTCCCAGAGGCAAGCCGTCCTGGCCAAAACCTTGCAG GAAAGAGACCAGCTGTCCATGCACCAAGATTTGATTAGAAAACTAGAGACATGGAAGGAAGAGGAACACAGAAAGATTGAGGAGATGAGAGAAGGTTTTCGCAGGGAGATAGAGACGCTTCACAACAGGAACGCTCTTCTTCAACAA AAAGTGGATCTCCAGATGACCAGTACTCAGCATAGACCGGGGCCGGCTCCCCAGCAGGCTGACCACAACATGGAAGAACAAAACAAGCTTGTGATCCAGAAGTTAGATCAGAAAAACAAGAAACTG GTGGAAAGGTTTACGTCTAAAATAGGAAAACTGAAGGCTGACCACGAGAGCGAAAAGAATCTG TGGAAGGACAAGTTTAGCAGTCTGGAGTCCTCTGTGATGGAGTGGCAGCAACAGAGCCAGAGGCAGAAGGAGGAGAATGACCGGTGGCGCCTGGAGAGGGACAAAATAATCCACTCTCAAAGGGAGCAG ATAAAGCAAATGTCTTCAAATCCACCTACTAAAGTGGTGGAAGTTCCAG TGATCATCACAGCCCGAGCTCCAGAGTCTAAACCAAAGAGGCCAGTGAATG AGTCATCCAGTGTGTCCGAGAAGAAGCCTGTTGTTGTGAAGAAGCATCAGCCTGCTGTGACCAGTGTCTTGAGGAAGAACCCCAACATCAAGAGGGAGCTGCGGCCTGCCCTGGAGCAAGCACTCATAGAGAAACTCGAGTCCCTCGGAGTAAAACCT GGAATGAAGGGCCTGGGGAACAGTGAGTACAGTGACCTCATGTCTAAGGTGAgctcagagagagagcgagcagCGAGGGAGATTCCAGACTACTGGCATCACCGTGAGGACGTGGGTCACGCACTGAGCCTGAGACTGAAGGATTTAAAGAGGGGGGGAGACTCTGCCCCCGAACAGCGGGGGAAACCCACACCACTCACCCAAG TGACCCAGTCCAGGCCGCGGGCCAGCAGCCTTCCCTCTAAGGTAACCCAGGTGAGGTCGGGGGCCCCGCCAACACATGCCAAACCGCTGCACCCCCCTCAGCCGGCTCCACGGACCAGCACCCTGCCCAAAACCTCCACCCCCAA GACCCCCCCCTTCAGCTCCGACGAGGAGTCGGAAGAGGAGGAGTCAGAAGAGGACGAGTCGGAAGAGTCAGAGGAGTGCCACCGTCGGAAATCCTGGCAGGAGCAGGGAGTCCCTCATCACAAGACCCACTCCCCATCACAACCTCAGCCAGCCAAAACCGGTCCAGGCCAGGGCCCCCCAGCCGTCCAAACATCAGCAGACCAGAGGCAGTGCGGTGGACAGCGCCAAGACAGCAGCGGTGGAGAGCGATGGCGAGTGGACTGA